One window of Myxocyprinus asiaticus isolate MX2 ecotype Aquarium Trade chromosome 6, UBuf_Myxa_2, whole genome shotgun sequence genomic DNA carries:
- the LOC127442014 gene encoding alanine aminotransferase 2-like isoform X2 codes for MTENGALPRRGKVLTVDTMNANVKKVEYAVRGPIVQRAVQIEKELKEGVKKPFKEVIKANIGDAHAMGQRPITFFRQVMALCTYPQLLEDNKFPEDAKNRARRILQACGGNSIGAYTTSQGIDCVRHDIANYIKRRDGGVASDPDNIYLTTGASDGIVTVLKLLTAGEGHTRTGVMISIPQYPLYSAAIAELGAVQVNYYLNEEKCWSLDISELQRSLQAAREHCNPRVLCIINPGNPTGQVQSRQCIEDVIQFAAKENLFLMADEVYQDNVYAEGCEFHSFKKVLFEMGPEYSNTLELASFHSTSKCYMGECGFRGGYMEVINMDPEVKAQLTKLVSVRLCPPVPGQALMDLVVNPPQPGEASHNTFIKERTAVLSALAEKAKLTEEILNTVPGISCNPVQGAMYSFPRITLPERAINEAKAKGQAPDMFYCMTLLEKTGICLVPGSGFGQRDGTYHFRMTILPSTDKLKIMLNKLKEFHQNFSQQYS; via the exons ATGACCGAAAACGGAGCGTTACCGCGTCGGGGGAAAGTGCTCACCGTCGACACCATGAACGCCAACGTGAAGAAGGTTGAATACGCGGTCCGCGGACCCATCGTCCAGCGCGCGGTGCAGATCGAGAAAGAGCTGAAAGAG GGGGTCAAGAAGCCTTTCAAAGAGGTCATTAAAGCAAATATCGGAGATGCTCACGCTATGGGCCAACGACCAATTACCTTCTTTCGACAG GTGATGGCATTGTGTACTTATCCACAACTACTTGAGGATAACAAGTTTCCAGAGGATGCCAAAAACCGAGCAAGACGTATTTTGCAGGCATGTGGAGGGAACAGCATAG GTGCCTACACAACAAGTCAGGGCATTGACTGTGTAAGACACGACATTGCAAACTACATCAAACGCCGGGACGGCGGTGTTGCCTCTGACCCTGACAATATCTACCTCACGACAGGGGCCAGTGACGGCATTGTG ACCGTGCTGAAGTTGTTGACTGCTGGGGAGGGTCATACCCGGACAGGGGTGATGATATCCATACCTCAGTACCCTCTTTACTCAGCCGCAATAGCAGAGCTGGGTGCTGTTCAGGTCAATTACTACTTGAATGAGGAGAAGTGTTGGAGTCTAGACATTAGTGAGCTTCAGCGCTCTCTACAGGCAGCCCGAGAGCATTGCAATCCTCGTGTACTGTGCATTATCAACCCTGGCAACCCCACAG GTCAGGTACAAAGCAGACAGTGTATTGAAGATGTAATCCAATTTGCAGCCAAAGAGAACCTCTTCCTAATGGCTGATGAG GTGTATCAGGACAATGTGTATGCAGAAGGCTGTGAGTTTCATTCTTTTAAGAAAGTGTTGTTTGAGATGGGCCCAGAGTATTCTAACACATTAGAGCTGGCATCATTCCACTCCACCTCCAAGTGCTACATGGGAGA GTGTGGTTTCCGAGGGGGGTACATGGAGGTCATTAACATGGACCCAGAGGTGAAAGCTCAGCTCACCAAGCTGGTGTCAGTACGTTTGTGCCCGCCTGTGCCTGGACAAGCCCTCATGGACCTGGTGGTCAATCCCCCTCAGCCTGGAGAGGCCTCCCACAACACTTTCATCAAG GAGCGAACAGCCGTACTGAGTGCCTTAGCTGAAAAAGCCAAACTGACAGAGGAGATTCTGAATACAGTGCCAGGTATCAGCTGTAATCCTGTGCAGGGAGCCATGTACTCATTCCCACGGATCACTTTACCTGAACGTGCCATCAATGAAGCCAAG GCGAAGGGTCAGGCGCCAGACATGTTCTACTGCATGACACTTTTGGAGAAAACAGGCATCTGTCTTGTTCCTGGCAGTGGTTTTGGTCAAAGAGATGGCACTTACCACTttag GATGACCATCCTTCCTTCAACTGACAAACTGAAGATAATGCTTAACAAACTGAAGGAATTTCATCAGAACTTCTCCCAGCAGTATTCCTGA
- the LOC127442014 gene encoding alanine aminotransferase 2-like isoform X1 — translation MLSNRSVRVLKLGRCQVYTAVYPKAHAWVLNVSPLPSFCSPHRTLSSFPAAQSELLDHKMTENGALPRRGKVLTVDTMNANVKKVEYAVRGPIVQRAVQIEKELKEGVKKPFKEVIKANIGDAHAMGQRPITFFRQVMALCTYPQLLEDNKFPEDAKNRARRILQACGGNSIGAYTTSQGIDCVRHDIANYIKRRDGGVASDPDNIYLTTGASDGIVTVLKLLTAGEGHTRTGVMISIPQYPLYSAAIAELGAVQVNYYLNEEKCWSLDISELQRSLQAAREHCNPRVLCIINPGNPTGQVQSRQCIEDVIQFAAKENLFLMADEVYQDNVYAEGCEFHSFKKVLFEMGPEYSNTLELASFHSTSKCYMGECGFRGGYMEVINMDPEVKAQLTKLVSVRLCPPVPGQALMDLVVNPPQPGEASHNTFIKERTAVLSALAEKAKLTEEILNTVPGISCNPVQGAMYSFPRITLPERAINEAKAKGQAPDMFYCMTLLEKTGICLVPGSGFGQRDGTYHFRMTILPSTDKLKIMLNKLKEFHQNFSQQYS, via the exons ATGTTATCTAACAGAAGCGTGAGAGTTTTAAAATTGGGAAGATGCCAAGTTTACACGGCTGTGTACCCCAAGGCTCATGCCTGGGTGCTGAACGTTTCTCCGCTGCCTTCCTTTTGCTCTCCCCACAGGACTCTTTCTTCATTCCCTGCGGCCCAAAGTGAACTTCTAGATCATAAGATGACCGAAAACGGAGCGTTACCGCGTCGGGGGAAAGTGCTCACCGTCGACACCATGAACGCCAACGTGAAGAAGGTTGAATACGCGGTCCGCGGACCCATCGTCCAGCGCGCGGTGCAGATCGAGAAAGAGCTGAAAGAG GGGGTCAAGAAGCCTTTCAAAGAGGTCATTAAAGCAAATATCGGAGATGCTCACGCTATGGGCCAACGACCAATTACCTTCTTTCGACAG GTGATGGCATTGTGTACTTATCCACAACTACTTGAGGATAACAAGTTTCCAGAGGATGCCAAAAACCGAGCAAGACGTATTTTGCAGGCATGTGGAGGGAACAGCATAG GTGCCTACACAACAAGTCAGGGCATTGACTGTGTAAGACACGACATTGCAAACTACATCAAACGCCGGGACGGCGGTGTTGCCTCTGACCCTGACAATATCTACCTCACGACAGGGGCCAGTGACGGCATTGTG ACCGTGCTGAAGTTGTTGACTGCTGGGGAGGGTCATACCCGGACAGGGGTGATGATATCCATACCTCAGTACCCTCTTTACTCAGCCGCAATAGCAGAGCTGGGTGCTGTTCAGGTCAATTACTACTTGAATGAGGAGAAGTGTTGGAGTCTAGACATTAGTGAGCTTCAGCGCTCTCTACAGGCAGCCCGAGAGCATTGCAATCCTCGTGTACTGTGCATTATCAACCCTGGCAACCCCACAG GTCAGGTACAAAGCAGACAGTGTATTGAAGATGTAATCCAATTTGCAGCCAAAGAGAACCTCTTCCTAATGGCTGATGAG GTGTATCAGGACAATGTGTATGCAGAAGGCTGTGAGTTTCATTCTTTTAAGAAAGTGTTGTTTGAGATGGGCCCAGAGTATTCTAACACATTAGAGCTGGCATCATTCCACTCCACCTCCAAGTGCTACATGGGAGA GTGTGGTTTCCGAGGGGGGTACATGGAGGTCATTAACATGGACCCAGAGGTGAAAGCTCAGCTCACCAAGCTGGTGTCAGTACGTTTGTGCCCGCCTGTGCCTGGACAAGCCCTCATGGACCTGGTGGTCAATCCCCCTCAGCCTGGAGAGGCCTCCCACAACACTTTCATCAAG GAGCGAACAGCCGTACTGAGTGCCTTAGCTGAAAAAGCCAAACTGACAGAGGAGATTCTGAATACAGTGCCAGGTATCAGCTGTAATCCTGTGCAGGGAGCCATGTACTCATTCCCACGGATCACTTTACCTGAACGTGCCATCAATGAAGCCAAG GCGAAGGGTCAGGCGCCAGACATGTTCTACTGCATGACACTTTTGGAGAAAACAGGCATCTGTCTTGTTCCTGGCAGTGGTTTTGGTCAAAGAGATGGCACTTACCACTttag GATGACCATCCTTCCTTCAACTGACAAACTGAAGATAATGCTTAACAAACTGAAGGAATTTCATCAGAACTTCTCCCAGCAGTATTCCTGA